One genomic window of Flavobacteriales bacterium includes the following:
- a CDS encoding acyltransferase, which produces MGLIRLILAISVVVSHSGSIFGIRFVGGQMAVQSFYIISGFYMALILTEKYIGPNGSYRLFISNRLLRLFPVYWTVALLTLIISSAAYFVTGGDDSVSMHAFHEHYKDLNLGSFLFLMFTNVFLVLQDVVMFLGLDIETGKLFFTTNFRNTDPALYKFLMVPQAWTIGIEITFYLIAPFLVKRKWSAILTLIALSLTLRVILYTNGLTHDPWTHRFFPTELVFFLFGIVAYRLYKMLEHIPISPRIMNMIFGTVLVATITYTAWPIKFKPYIYLTLFFISLPFIFIHTKRWKFDRYIGELSYPVYISHMLVIGVFGFFDVEFTPVMSILLIGVTLAFSFALNAFIAAPLERTRQSRVKTVKSPVSVVNNGVVSN; this is translated from the coding sequence ATGGGATTGATCAGATTGATCTTAGCAATTTCAGTAGTCGTTAGCCATTCAGGCTCTATATTCGGTATAAGGTTTGTGGGTGGGCAGATGGCAGTACAATCATTTTACATCATCTCCGGGTTTTACATGGCCCTGATCCTGACGGAAAAATACATAGGGCCAAACGGGTCCTATCGCTTGTTCATTTCCAATCGCCTTTTGCGACTTTTTCCTGTTTACTGGACCGTTGCCCTTCTCACCCTGATTATTTCCAGCGCCGCCTATTTTGTGACAGGCGGAGATGACTCCGTAAGCATGCATGCATTTCATGAGCATTATAAAGATCTGAATCTTGGAAGTTTCCTGTTCCTCATGTTCACCAATGTCTTCCTGGTATTGCAGGATGTGGTGATGTTCCTGGGTTTGGATATCGAAACCGGTAAGTTATTTTTCACGACCAACTTTCGCAATACCGATCCGGCGTTATACAAATTCCTGATGGTGCCCCAGGCGTGGACGATCGGCATTGAAATCACCTTCTACCTGATCGCACCATTTCTGGTAAAGCGTAAATGGTCTGCAATTCTGACCCTCATCGCACTGTCCCTCACCCTGCGTGTGATCCTGTATACAAATGGCCTGACCCATGACCCCTGGACCCACCGTTTCTTTCCGACCGAACTGGTGTTCTTCCTATTCGGGATCGTTGCGTATCGATTGTACAAAATGTTGGAACATATTCCGATCAGCCCCCGAATCATGAACATGATCTTTGGCACCGTTCTGGTTGCGACCATTACCTATACCGCCTGGCCAATCAAATTCAAGCCATACATATATCTCACACTATTCTTCATCAGTCTACCCTTCATTTTCATCCATACAAAAAGATGGAAGTTCGACCGTTATATCGGCGAGCTGTCTTACCCTGTTTATATTTCCCACATGCTCGTGATTGGCGTATTCGGATTTTTTGATGTGGAATTCACACCGGTCATGAGCATTTTACTCATCGGCGTCACCCTCGCATTTTCATTTGCGCTCAATGCTTTTATTGCAGCGCCTCTGGAAAGAACCCGTCAGTCTCGTGTAAAGACAGTCAAGTCACCAGTTTCGGTTGTGAATAATGGCGTGGTGTCTAATTGA
- a CDS encoding HDIG domain-containing protein produces MSGPITYLRDKHALILKFMLFILTIAMIVYLLPREGKFKYELSNMRGKPWPYEELIASFSFPILKTQKEIENEREAIKASSLPYYNLDESIADKARTLLEERFEEKWNEKSRAGWLDFLWPNSAEAQRQKEHDRLLGQARKVFKEIYSRGVIRMDERLENKNEQEEIFLVKRNVAEEIPWGELLTLRAVPSFVSTALENQESSLKEFLQPLIEDVVVPNVFFDENKTTAVLEQEINAISTTRGAVQEGQRILSRGEVVDDQKMMILESMKAQVEAQLGGASNYYYILSGQIILVTLSMLVLSFFLIIFRRDIIVDNIQLAFLLLLVILMVGCAAWVVHSGWDIYLVPFCFLPIVVRAFFDNRLAFFTHLTAVLISSIISSNGFEFVFLQFIAGNAAIYSLANMRNRSQYFISAVVVFVSYSITYLGILAIQEGATFTVNNTKFQWFGVSAASILLAYPMIYLFEKIFGLVSDVTLMELADLNSPLLRRLSTEAPGTFQHSLQVANLAEEAIHAIGGDTLLVRTGALYHDVGKMKDPAFFIENQVSGVNPHDDIPEAESARIIIGHVIHGVELARKHKLPEKVIDFIRSHHGTTRTEFFIRRYKEKYPDKTVDMSLFTYPGPKPFSKETSVLMMSDACEAASRSLKKPDKEKITKLVNGIIDGQVAGEQFSHANITLKDIAQTKKIIIRRLLSIHHVRVEYPTAVATEQQ; encoded by the coding sequence ATGTCCGGTCCTATCACATACCTGAGAGATAAGCATGCACTTATTCTGAAGTTCATGCTCTTTATTCTTACCATTGCCATGATCGTATATCTGCTTCCCAGGGAGGGGAAGTTTAAGTACGAACTAAGCAATATGCGTGGGAAGCCATGGCCATATGAGGAATTGATTGCCTCTTTTTCTTTTCCGATCCTTAAAACACAGAAAGAAATTGAAAATGAACGCGAAGCCATCAAGGCCTCTTCGTTGCCCTATTACAACCTTGACGAATCCATAGCCGATAAAGCCCGAACATTGCTTGAAGAAAGGTTTGAGGAAAAGTGGAACGAGAAGTCCCGGGCAGGATGGCTGGATTTTTTATGGCCTAATTCCGCGGAAGCTCAAAGACAAAAGGAGCACGATCGTTTGCTAGGCCAGGCACGGAAAGTTTTTAAGGAGATTTATAGTCGCGGTGTGATCCGAATGGATGAACGGCTGGAAAACAAAAATGAGCAGGAAGAAATATTTCTTGTAAAACGAAATGTGGCCGAGGAGATCCCATGGGGGGAATTATTGACGTTGCGCGCTGTTCCTTCATTTGTATCCACTGCCCTGGAAAATCAGGAATCATCTCTCAAGGAATTCCTTCAACCTCTCATAGAAGATGTGGTTGTACCCAATGTGTTTTTTGACGAGAACAAAACAACAGCAGTGCTGGAGCAGGAGATCAACGCGATCTCCACAACACGTGGCGCTGTGCAGGAAGGACAACGTATACTTTCAAGAGGAGAAGTGGTGGATGATCAGAAGATGATGATCCTTGAATCGATGAAAGCGCAGGTGGAGGCCCAGCTGGGTGGAGCCAGCAATTATTATTACATCCTTTCCGGACAGATTATTCTCGTTACGCTCTCCATGCTTGTCCTGAGCTTTTTTCTGATCATTTTCCGCCGGGACATTATCGTAGATAACATCCAGCTTGCATTTCTTCTGTTGCTGGTGATACTGATGGTGGGTTGCGCTGCCTGGGTTGTTCACTCCGGCTGGGATATATACCTGGTTCCGTTCTGTTTTCTACCTATCGTTGTCAGGGCTTTCTTTGATAACCGCCTGGCCTTCTTTACTCACCTGACTGCGGTACTTATCAGCAGCATCATATCATCCAATGGCTTTGAGTTTGTCTTCCTGCAGTTTATTGCCGGTAACGCCGCCATTTATAGTCTGGCCAATATGCGTAACCGTTCCCAGTATTTTATATCAGCCGTCGTGGTCTTTGTAAGTTATTCCATCACCTACCTTGGAATACTGGCCATCCAGGAAGGAGCTACATTTACTGTAAACAATACCAAATTTCAATGGTTCGGGGTGAGTGCGGCGTCTATTCTTCTGGCATACCCTATGATCTATCTTTTTGAGAAGATATTCGGTTTGGTATCTGACGTGACGCTGATGGAACTGGCAGATTTAAATAGTCCGTTGTTGCGAAGACTTTCCACGGAGGCCCCTGGAACCTTTCAGCACTCCCTTCAGGTGGCCAATCTGGCAGAGGAAGCCATCCACGCCATCGGTGGTGATACGCTGCTGGTGCGCACCGGTGCTTTGTACCATGATGTGGGGAAAATGAAGGACCCCGCCTTTTTTATTGAGAACCAGGTGTCCGGGGTGAATCCACATGATGATATCCCGGAGGCTGAAAGCGCCCGGATCATTATCGGCCACGTTATCCATGGGGTTGAACTTGCGAGAAAACACAAGCTGCCTGAAAAGGTCATTGACTTTATCAGAAGCCATCACGGAACCACCCGTACAGAGTTCTTCATCCGAAGGTATAAGGAGAAATATCCTGATAAAACCGTGGATATGTCCTTGTTTACATACCCTGGGCCAAAGCCTTTTTCTAAAGAAACGTCGGTATTGATGATGTCGGACGCATGTGAAGCCGCATCACGTAGTTTGAAGAAACCGGATAAGGAAAAGATCACGAAGCTGGTCAACGGTATCATAGACGGCCAGGTGGCTGGTGAGCAATTCTCTCACGCCAACATCACCTTGAAAGACATTGCCCAAACCAAGAAGATCATCATCAGGCGCTTGTTAAGCATACACCACGTGAGGGTAGAATATCCGACTGCGGTTGCAACGGAACAGCAGTAA
- a CDS encoding energy transducer TonB, producing MIKVLLSVFFLIPIFLLGQDTTSTKSISDDDKEYNVIDGSTKTLTKLDHPPEYSEGFKGMQKIIAKTMRYPPKAQDAGISGIVEVVFIVDSTGTAINHKVQRGIGYGCDEEALNAVKQIRGKWIPGVLNGKKVNVEYILPVMFQLR from the coding sequence ATGATTAAGGTTTTACTTTCGGTATTTTTCCTCATTCCAATATTCCTTCTCGGCCAGGATACAACTTCAACAAAGTCTATTTCTGATGATGACAAGGAATATAATGTTATCGATGGATCTACTAAAACCCTTACCAAGCTGGATCACCCACCCGAATATTCGGAAGGATTTAAGGGCATGCAGAAGATCATTGCAAAAACGATGCGTTATCCTCCGAAAGCACAAGATGCAGGCATATCAGGCATTGTTGAAGTGGTTTTTATTGTTGACAGCACCGGAACCGCAATCAATCATAAGGTTCAGCGCGGTATTGGATATGGTTGCGATGAGGAGGCACTCAACGCTGTGAAGCAAATCCGAGGCAAATGGATACCCGGTGTATTAAACGGAAAGAAGGTAAATGTTGAGTATATTTTGCCTGTGATGTTTCAATTGAGGTAG
- a CDS encoding carbonic anhydrase: MQLKDIFKNNKKWIAEKLSVDEQYFEKLSEGQDPDILYIGCSDSRVTAEEMMGVRPGDVFVHRNIANMVPNTDLNVMSVINYAVAHLKVNNIVVCGHYYCGGVKAAMQSTDLGILNPWLRNIRDVYRLHHTELDKIRNEEKKYKRLVELNVQEQCISVIKTAVVQKAYAERKIQVHGWVFDIHTGQLIDLKIDFPKVLKDIMKIYRLI, encoded by the coding sequence ATGCAGCTCAAGGATATTTTCAAGAATAACAAAAAGTGGATCGCAGAGAAGTTGTCTGTAGATGAACAATATTTCGAAAAGCTTTCCGAGGGACAGGATCCGGATATTCTCTACATAGGTTGTTCGGACAGCCGTGTAACGGCGGAGGAGATGATGGGGGTAAGGCCCGGTGATGTATTCGTGCATCGCAACATTGCCAACATGGTGCCCAATACCGACCTCAATGTGATGTCCGTAATTAACTATGCTGTGGCACACCTGAAGGTGAACAACATTGTTGTATGCGGACACTACTATTGCGGAGGTGTGAAGGCTGCCATGCAATCCACCGACCTGGGTATTCTAAATCCCTGGTTGCGGAATATACGTGATGTGTATCGCCTGCATCATACAGAGCTCGATAAGATCCGTAATGAGGAAAAAAAGTACAAACGGCTGGTGGAGCTGAATGTTCAGGAGCAATGTATCAGTGTGATCAAGACGGCGGTGGTTCAAAAAGCATATGCCGAACGTAAAATCCAGGTACATGGCTGGGTATTTGATATTCATACCGGTCAGCTTATCGACCTGAAGATAGACTTCCCGAAAGTGTTGAAGGATATTATGAAAATTTACAGGCTTATATAA
- a CDS encoding AAA family ATPase: MSLHLHHLSLINFKNYDEVSVNFDKRVQCFLGNNGEGKTNLLDAIYYLAFSKSAFQPTDSLNIKKGAPFFVVQGTFSLHDQEEKIHCGFKKG, translated from the coding sequence ATGTCGCTCCATCTTCACCACTTGTCCCTGATTAATTTCAAGAATTACGATGAGGTTTCCGTAAATTTTGACAAGCGTGTACAGTGTTTTCTGGGGAACAATGGTGAAGGGAAAACGAATTTACTCGATGCCATTTACTACCTCGCCTTTTCAAAAAGTGCATTTCAACCTACCGACAGTCTGAACATAAAAAAGGGGGCGCCATTTTTCGTGGTTCAGGGCACATTCAGCCTTCATGACCAGGAAGAAAAAATACATTGTGGATTTAAAAAGGG
- a CDS encoding phosphoribosyltransferase: protein MPRSATKILDEKQVQQKINRMAIEIYEDNFEEQGVLIAGIRDNGYVLAERLAKALRSMSPLKVDLIDVTMDKDNPIQYEIELPVDDQSLKNKVVILVDDVVNSGRTLMYGSRRFLRQPIKKLRTAVLVNRTHRRFPIEANFVGLSLSTTLKEHVDVSLKNGEEGVFLK from the coding sequence ATGCCCCGTAGTGCTACCAAAATACTTGACGAAAAACAGGTTCAGCAAAAGATCAACCGCATGGCCATCGAAATTTATGAAGATAATTTCGAGGAACAGGGTGTGCTGATCGCCGGCATACGGGATAACGGATACGTCCTTGCAGAGCGTCTTGCAAAAGCTTTGCGGAGCATGTCTCCCCTAAAAGTTGACTTGATTGATGTGACGATGGACAAGGACAACCCCATCCAGTATGAGATCGAATTGCCTGTTGATGACCAGTCATTAAAGAACAAGGTGGTCATTCTTGTGGATGATGTGGTAAACTCCGGTCGCACGTTGATGTATGGAAGCCGACGTTTCCTGAGGCAGCCCATCAAAAAACTCCGCACAGCGGTGCTGGTGAACAGGACCCACCGTCGCTTTCCTATCGAAGCCAATTTTGTGGGCCTTTCCCTATCCACTACCCTTAAGGAACATGTAGACGTTTCCCTGAAGAATGGTGAAGAGGGCGTCTTCCTGAAGTAA
- a CDS encoding tetratricopeptide repeat protein codes for MAKATEEQVLDLPETLTKTEAYIEENKNSLSIIVTAIVIIIGGYLFYSKYYVVNQEEEARSQMYMAELYFKKDSLQKALNGDGQFPGFLSIIDDYGVTPSANLAELYSGLSYLRLGQFQDAIGHLENFDSDDAILAPIAIGAMGDASLELGNKEAALEYYLDAADKDDNTFTPAVYLMKAALVQELLGKSADALSTYERIKKDYPESREAQGIDKYIAKATALAGK; via the coding sequence ATGGCCAAAGCGACCGAAGAACAAGTATTAGACCTTCCGGAAACCCTTACGAAAACGGAAGCATATATAGAGGAGAACAAGAACAGTCTTTCCATCATTGTAACAGCCATCGTTATCATTATTGGTGGCTATCTGTTCTATTCAAAGTATTACGTTGTAAACCAGGAGGAAGAGGCCAGAAGTCAGATGTATATGGCCGAGCTGTACTTCAAGAAAGATTCTTTGCAAAAAGCATTGAACGGAGATGGACAGTTCCCGGGCTTCTTATCCATCATTGACGACTACGGCGTTACCCCATCGGCCAATCTTGCTGAATTGTACTCAGGGTTGAGCTATCTTCGCCTGGGTCAGTTTCAGGATGCCATTGGCCACCTGGAGAATTTTGACTCCGACGATGCAATCCTGGCTCCTATTGCCATCGGTGCTATGGGAGATGCCTCCCTGGAACTTGGCAACAAGGAAGCCGCATTGGAGTATTACCTGGATGCAGCTGATAAGGATGACAATACCTTTACACCGGCGGTATACCTGATGAAAGCCGCTCTTGTTCAGGAGCTACTGGGTAAGTCTGCTGACGCCCTTTCTACCTACGAGCGCATCAAGAAAGACTATCCTGAATCCAGGGAAGCCCAGGGTATTGACAAGTACATTGCCAAAGCCACGGCGCTGGCAGGCAAATAA
- a CDS encoding PKD domain-containing protein: MVQVNGQDYFLEPVNRFDANASSDLFVVYKGTDLRVDASIKCGVQEMESAYERINPEVVASSAAACAEVAIASDYSMVQNQGSVANVESEVISILNMVTAKYQETPMEISYDLVENYVVSCNGCDPWTSSTDASTLLSSFTGWGGFSKTYDIASLWTKRDITNNGNSGVIGLAYVGVVCTNSRYNLMEHYFNSLGGNMVDQTHEMGHNWSCNHGSENSVNIMSPSIGPSNTTWTTTSQNSIVNHKNSRNCLTASCQSPPVANFVANTTVLSAGGSVDFTDLSSGNPNAWSWSFGGGGTPDNSSVQHPSNIVFNTPGLYTVTLIATNANGSDTAVKVDYIKVNANVGCDTLNYGFYQGKDTPAWTITHYYMSGGAAGEFGWVNGCNANEETAKAQYFPSAAPYTHIMGGWLHLALAHSSDPNKVVPVKIWDGTGGTVGNELGSVDVKMSLYESNAKGNFFTQVLFDPPVQVPASGEFFMGVDITNLDWATDKDTFSIVCNTDGESSPSMVWERTSDGSTWQRYNTGSAWALDISLAIFPFMGEALPTVTLDVKDVCGSNCTGEIKANVTGGTPPYTYQWSTNASNQTVTNLCAGPYAVQIRQQSGCYGGIYRDTVKSVTNTMTVTATAMDANCNGDCDGTVSASGASGVTPYSYEWSTLGAGQAHGSVCAGTYTVTVMDDVGCTTTTTATVNEPTALAMEASQSQIDNSSCDGEATAVGVSGGTPPYTYQWDDGNSQTTATATGLCNGVYELCITDSLGCVSCDTALVHLAIGVGMTDPAQGISLYPNPANDHCTLQFDLQSEANLTISVSNAIGKLVSREQVRIQRGVHKVDMHQLPAGVYHVVVQGDGVSFNRSLVVNRP, from the coding sequence TTGGTGCAGGTCAATGGGCAGGATTATTTTCTGGAGCCCGTTAATCGCTTCGATGCGAATGCATCATCCGATCTGTTCGTTGTATATAAAGGAACAGATTTGAGGGTGGATGCCTCCATTAAATGTGGTGTACAGGAAATGGAGAGTGCCTATGAGCGCATTAATCCCGAAGTGGTAGCCAGTTCAGCCGCGGCATGTGCCGAGGTAGCTATCGCATCGGATTATAGCATGGTGCAGAATCAGGGCAGCGTGGCCAACGTCGAGTCGGAAGTGATCTCCATCCTGAATATGGTAACGGCCAAATATCAGGAAACACCCATGGAGATTTCCTATGACCTGGTTGAGAACTACGTGGTAAGCTGTAACGGCTGTGATCCATGGACCAGCAGCACGGACGCCAGCACATTACTGTCATCCTTCACCGGCTGGGGAGGTTTCTCCAAGACCTATGACATTGCCAGCCTGTGGACAAAGCGGGACATCACCAATAATGGCAATAGCGGTGTGATCGGACTGGCTTATGTGGGTGTGGTATGCACCAACAGCCGTTACAATCTGATGGAGCACTATTTTAATTCCCTGGGTGGAAACATGGTGGACCAGACCCATGAGATGGGACACAACTGGAGCTGCAACCACGGGAGTGAGAACAGTGTGAATATCATGTCTCCATCTATCGGTCCTTCCAATACAACCTGGACCACCACATCGCAAAACTCCATTGTGAATCATAAAAACAGCAGGAACTGTCTGACGGCTTCCTGTCAATCGCCTCCCGTTGCGAACTTCGTAGCCAATACAACGGTGTTGTCTGCAGGTGGATCGGTGGACTTTACGGACCTGTCATCCGGTAATCCGAATGCCTGGTCCTGGAGCTTTGGTGGTGGTGGAACGCCTGACAACTCCAGCGTGCAACATCCCTCAAACATCGTGTTTAACACGCCGGGTTTGTATACCGTAACGTTGATTGCCACAAATGCCAACGGTTCGGATACAGCCGTAAAAGTTGACTACATCAAAGTAAATGCAAATGTGGGTTGTGATACCCTTAACTATGGTTTTTACCAGGGCAAGGATACGCCAGCCTGGACCATCACCCACTACTACATGAGCGGCGGTGCTGCAGGAGAGTTCGGTTGGGTGAACGGTTGCAATGCAAATGAAGAAACCGCAAAGGCTCAGTACTTCCCCAGCGCAGCCCCTTACACCCATATCATGGGAGGTTGGTTGCACCTGGCACTTGCTCATTCCAGTGACCCCAATAAGGTGGTTCCTGTGAAAATTTGGGATGGGACCGGAGGCACCGTGGGCAATGAACTAGGCTCTGTGGATGTTAAAATGTCCTTGTACGAGAGCAACGCAAAAGGGAACTTCTTCACGCAAGTGCTGTTTGATCCCCCTGTACAGGTACCAGCATCCGGTGAGTTCTTTATGGGCGTGGATATCACAAATCTGGATTGGGCAACCGACAAGGATACTTTTAGTATTGTATGTAACACAGACGGTGAGTCTTCCCCATCTATGGTTTGGGAAAGAACATCCGATGGTTCTACCTGGCAGAGGTATAACACCGGTAGCGCATGGGCCCTGGATATTTCTCTGGCCATCTTCCCGTTCATGGGCGAAGCCCTTCCAACCGTAACGTTGGATGTGAAAGACGTGTGCGGTTCCAATTGCACCGGAGAGATCAAGGCGAATGTGACCGGTGGAACGCCACCTTATACATACCAGTGGTCTACCAATGCCTCCAATCAAACCGTGACCAATCTCTGTGCCGGCCCTTACGCTGTTCAGATCAGACAGCAGTCGGGTTGTTATGGCGGAATATACCGCGATACGGTGAAATCGGTCACGAATACTATGACCGTGACAGCTACAGCCATGGATGCTAATTGTAATGGGGATTGCGATGGTACTGTCAGTGCCAGCGGCGCCAGCGGTGTTACTCCATATTCCTATGAATGGAGCACGCTCGGAGCCGGCCAGGCACACGGAAGTGTTTGTGCAGGTACCTACACTGTGACCGTAATGGATGATGTGGGTTGTACCACGACCACCACCGCAACAGTCAATGAGCCGACCGCGCTGGCGATGGAGGCATCTCAGTCTCAGATAGACAACTCATCTTGTGATGGCGAGGCGACTGCCGTTGGTGTATCTGGTGGCACACCGCCCTACACCTATCAGTGGGATGATGGGAATTCTCAAACGACGGCCACAGCAACCGGCCTTTGCAATGGTGTATATGAATTGTGTATCACCGATTCATTGGGTTGTGTGAGTTGTGATACAGCCCTGGTGCATTTGGCCATCGGTGTTGGTATGACTGATCCTGCGCAGGGTATCTCACTATACCCGAACCCCGCGAATGATCACTGTACTTTGCAGTTTGATCTCCAGTCAGAAGCGAACCTCACTATTTCAGTTTCCAATGCCATTGGCAAACTCGTAAGCCGTGAACAGGTTCGTATCCAGCGTGGTGTACATAAAGTTGACATGCATCAACTGCCCGCTGGCGTTTACCACGTGGTTGTTCAGGGAGACGGCGTTTCCTTTAACCGCAGCCTGGTGGTGAACAGGCCGTAA
- a CDS encoding 6,7-dimethyl-8-ribityllumazine synthase, which translates to MSTKDQSLSAPESLPSGKGAVFGIVVARWNTEITETLFEGARQTLLDNEVDPKHILRLDVPGSFELPFGAATLIRRQDMDAVICLGCIIKGETPHNEFIAHAVANGLTKLSIDNNVPVIFGVLTPNTMDQAKDRAGGRYGNKGVEAAATALQMIRL; encoded by the coding sequence ATGTCCACCAAGGACCAATCTTTATCGGCACCAGAATCCCTTCCCAGTGGAAAGGGTGCGGTGTTCGGGATCGTGGTTGCCCGTTGGAATACGGAGATCACCGAAACATTGTTTGAAGGCGCCCGTCAGACGCTGCTGGACAATGAGGTTGACCCCAAGCATATTCTTCGCCTTGATGTTCCCGGTAGTTTTGAATTGCCTTTTGGAGCCGCGACGCTGATCCGCCGCCAGGACATGGACGCCGTCATTTGTCTGGGTTGCATTATCAAAGGTGAAACTCCACACAACGAATTCATTGCCCATGCCGTAGCCAACGGCCTGACCAAACTGAGTATCGATAATAACGTTCCTGTGATCTTCGGGGTCCTTACACCCAACACGATGGACCAGGCCAAAGACCGTGCAGGTGGCCGATATGGGAACAAAGGTGTGGAGGCTGCCGCTACCGCATTGCAAATGATCCGGCTATAG